In Betaproteobacteria bacterium, the genomic stretch GCCCGCGCATGCCGACCTTGCCATCCTCGCCGTAGATCGAGCCCTGAATCTTGACTTCCAGCGTTGCACCGTCAGTGCGCACACAAGACAGACTCTCGGTACGCAGGTAGGCCCGCTCGGAACTGATGTCGCCATAGCCGGCGGCCACCACGAAGCACTCCCGGTATTCGGCTCGGAAGCGGTTGGGCAGGAAGGAGTTGTCTGAAAGACGGATCAGGACCGGGTGCGGATTAGATTGCGATTGACCGCCGGTCGGTGCATCCAGGCCACCCAATAGCGTGCCACGGGTAAAGCTGACGGGCAGGAAGGTGGATACGGTTCGGGTGGTTTGTGATCCAGCCCCGGCGGCGCGCTCTGCTTTCTCTCCCGTGCTGGCGAGCAGGGAGCGCTCGGCCACGCTAATCCGGGTAATCGCTGGCGTTGGCACCATTGGTGGGCTCGGCGCCAGCAGATCGCCGGGCGTGCCACTCGGCATTTCTCCGGTGGGCAAGCC encodes the following:
- a CDS encoding conjugal transfer protein TraB; this encodes MITPRQWMQTLRGLPQQLLQHLSPRQRQYAMLGALLAGGVGLLWSIFAFTASSPPASTAQPAAGPASSVTNIGVMSPGAQVNPVDQWVGTAGRKLAQYENEREEQGRLNKDRQTFEAKTMQRFAELEQRLTSTQQAAATPLPSTQLPTIPPAASLPPAPPPSRGLPTGEMPSGTPGDLLAPSPPMVPTPAITRISVAERSLLASTGEKAERAAGAGSQTTRTVSTFLPVSFTRGTLLGGLDAPTGGQSQSNPHPVLIRLSDNSFLPNRFRAEYRECFVVAAGYGDISSERAYLRTESLSCVRTDGATLEVKIQGSIYGEDGKVGMRG